In Ignisphaera sp., the genomic stretch GTTCTGCACTACTATCTAGATCCTCTGCCAACAAACTGTGTTGCAACACCTGTTTGCCCTGCTTACACAGGTGCTGGCTACCCCAAGTACGCTGTTCGCAATGGTGTTGAGCACGGCTTTTACAACCTAGCTGTCTTCTTTGCTGGCTGCAACCTGGACTGCGTGTTTTGCCAGAATTGGGAGCATAAAAACATTGTTGTGGATGGTGCTCAGAGAGCGAGGTTTAGAGTGTCTGAGGAGGAGCTGTTCGAAGCGGCCATGGCGAGCAGGGTCACATGCATATGCTACTTTGGAGGGGATCCAGGACCCCACGCTGTATATGCTCTAAAGGTCTCTAGAAAGATTGTTGAAGAGGCTAGGAGAAGAGGTGCTGTAAAGAGGGTTTGCTGGGAGACGAACGGACTCGAAAACCCGCCTATAATGAGAGAAATGGCTAGGCTGAGTCTTGAGAGTGGGGGTATTGTCAAAATAGATTGGAAGGCTTGGACACCATCTGTCTACCAAGCCCTTACAGGTGTGGATGGCAAAAAAGCTGTTGATAGGATAAAAGAGAATGTGAAAATTGTCAGTGAAATGGCTAAGAAGAGGAGGGAGATACCGCTCTTGGTAATAAGCGTTCTCCTAGTCCCGGGATACATAGACGAGGTCGAGATAAGAGGAATAGCAGAGTATATAGCGTCTATAGACCCTGAAACCCCTGTGATATTCCTAGCCTTCCACCCAGACCACCTACTAAAAGACCTCCCACCAACAAGCATATCACATGCCAAAAAAGCAATCGAAATAGCCCATGAAGCAGGCTTGAAAAGAGTTTACATAGGAAATGAGTGGCTACTTGGAAACTACTACTAGTTCTCCACAAGAGAAGACCTAGCTTACCAAGCGTAGATCAAGTTGTATCCAAGTTCTTTGCAACTTACATTTGAAAAAGGTGTTTGGCTTAGAATATGCAACTATATTTGCTGGCGCCATCAAATTTTAAAATTTGTATTTTTGTGTGCTATGTTTGTATTTAGGTGCTTTGCATGAGCTATGCTGAGACAGATCTTGATATGGATTTGAGGTTTTCTAGGCTTGTTGTAAAAGTTGAAGAAGCTTCTGTAAGCGTTTGGCGTGGAGATAATCTTTTGCATAGGGTTGACGATGTTGCTAGACTCGATGTTGTTTGCGGCATTAGTATCTGCAGGCTTGTTGCTGTTACACGTGGTGGTGATAGGGTCGATGTTGTCTATTTTACTAGGAGAAAGGAGGAGGAGTTTAAGAGATTTGCAGACTCTTTCAACAAGGGGGCTAAGTTTGTTGTTGAGAGGGAGAGGGTTGAGAAGCCATCTGTAGGAACCTTGAAGTGGCTTTGGAGCATTCTAAGCAAATATAAAAAGGCTTTGGTGATAGGCGTAGCTACATCGATTCTCTTAACGGTCGTAGGGCTTTTACCGCCATATCTAATGAAGATCCTCATAGACAGTGTTTTACTGGCTTCAAACCCCTCTATAGCGCTGTTCATAGCGATTATACTAACGCTTATTGCAACCCATATTACTATAGCTATTACAACAACTTACCGCGGCCTCACACTCAGCAAACTAGGATACAAAGTTACTGTAGATCTTTCAGAGACCTTGTACCGCCACGTAATGAGCCTTGACTTGCCACAGATCGAGGCTATTGGTGTGGGTAGATTAACCTCAAGGATAGTTAATGATGTTAATAGCCTTAATTGGCTTCTTGTATGGGCTGTTCCAGCAGTCATTTCAAATAGCTTTAATATTGTTGCTGTTGGAAGCATCATGTTCTATATGGATGCTAGACTAGCTCTATTCATACTATTGCCAACACCAATAATAGCTCTGCTGGTTCTTCACTATAGGAAGAGATCTAGGTTTCTATGGCATGCAAATTGGCGTAGAAACTCAGAGCTCTACTCCAAAATCTATGAAACAATTCCTAATTATCTCATCGTAAAGTCTTTTGTGAAAGAAGAGAATGAAGCGCAAGAATTTAGATTTCTTCTTGACAGAGTCTATGAAAGCAATGTTTCAATAGCTAAGCTAAACAATCTGACATGGCCCCTCCTAGGCTTTGTCTTAAATATTGCCACTGTCGGGATATGGTGGTTCGGCGGACTACAAGTGCTTAGCAAAAGAATAGAGCTTGGAACAATAACAGCTTTCATATCATATGCATCTCAGTTCTATGGTATTGTAAACAACTTGAGCAACCTTATACCAGCTATGCAACAGTCTCTCGTCTCTGCAGAGAGAATAAGAGAGTTGCTATCACTATCACCTACACTAAGAAGTGGGAAAGGACTCTGCATAGACAGGATAGAGAGTATAACGTTTAAGGATGTAACTTTTGGCTACGACCCAAGAACGCCAGTTCTAAAGGACATCAACTTGGCTATTAGAAAGGACGAGAAAATAGCAATAGTTGGTAGAAGCGGGTCTGGAAAAACAACAATTGTAAAACTCTTGCTCAGATACTTCGACCCTGAAGAAGGGAGAATAACAGTAAACGACTATGATATTAGAGACATTGATCCAAAATGCCTAAGGAGTAAAGTGGCTTATGTTCCTCAAGAAGTTGTTCTCTTCGACACAACAGTTGGCTACAATGTTGCTTATGGTGCAAAAGAGTATAATCCAATAGAAATTGTGAGAGCATGCAAAATAGCAATGATACACGATGAAATAGTTAAAATGCCATTTGCGTACGATACTCAGCTAGGGGAAAGAGGCTCTCAGATATCAGGTGGGCAGAGGCAAAGACTTGCAATAGCTAGAGCAATACTGCTAAACCCAAGTCTATACTTATTCGACGAAGCTACATCGAATCTTGATGTTATAAACGAGAGAGAGATATTCATGGCCATAATGAATGTGACAAAGGATAAGACATCCATATTCATAACACACAACGTTTTTGAGGTTATATTAGCAGACAAGGTTATTGTGCTAGAAAATGGCTCTATAGTCGAAGAAGGAGATCCCATAACATTGCTACTAAACAAGAATTCCAAACTGTACAACATGTTTAAGGACCAGCTAATAGGAGGTGATGTGAAAGAGATTCTAACACTAGTCGATATGACTAAGAAGGAGATGGAGAAGAAATCGCTGGAGATGAACATAGTTAAAGCTGAAGAAGTTAAGATTCTCCCATCAAATAAGTCAAAGGCGAAGGTAGATGTGATTTATAAAGGTAATTTATATAGAGACTTGACGCCCAAGTTGCTATTCCCAATAACAGCAAGACACGTAGTAGGGCTCTATACAGATGATCAGAAAGAGATCCTTATAATCGATGATTATAGGAAACTTGATAAAGAATCTTTAGAAGTATTAGAAAAGGCCATCGAGTTTAATAACAAGATTTTCAAGGTTAGGAGGATTAGAAGAGTGGATTTCAAAGGAGATTATCTACTGTGGGAGCTGGAAACAAATAGTGGTCTAACAACTATTGAGACTTATGGGAGGAGAAGTATAATGATATTCAGAGATAAGATAATTATGAGGGATAGGCATGACAATCTCTTCGAGGCTTTACTAAGCGACTTAGATGAGAAGAGCTTAAAGATAGTTAGAGATATGTTGTAATGAATTGCAAATACATCATCAAAATAGGAATGCTATGACAAGAACACTTATTGCCATGAGTAGTTGGGCAAGAACAGTTTTTCTGCTGTATATTGGTTTGGGCATGTAGCTAAACTGTTTCAAGTATACCCCCTCTGTAAATTGGTCAACAATTTCATCGCCTCTCACAAAGAGCATTGCCAGGGTTTTCCAAGAACTCTCCCCTTTTAGCCCATGTACATAGAGCATTTCGCTAGATTCCTTTAGAATCTGTGACGATATTCTCCAGAAGTATCCGATGGCTAGCGAAAATGTTTTTGATATTCTGTATGATAGGTGACACAGCTCGGATATGTTGATATTCTGCATCAAAGAGAATACTATGATAGATCCTATCTCAGCTCTTATAAAAACATCTAAGAAGGGTGTTAGCGATATAATTCCTCTGTTGATCCATGTGTATAGAAGGTTTGTGAGCCCCATCCAAGTGGCAGGTATAGAAGATACTAGTGCAGAGTATAGTAGTGAGCTCCCTATGCCAAACACCATATAGAACGCTATCAGCATTGAGAATATGAATATCGATGCCGATGGGCTGTGCACAACAATGTATAGTGAGAGCACTGCAAACACAAGATGTAATATTGTTGATCCTCTCCTAGCGTCTGTAAAACCATAGAGGAAGAGGGATCTCAGCACCAAGAGAACTAGTTTCGAGAACGCTTTTGAGATGCTCATGGCTAGACCACCAAAGTTTTTGTTGCTATATACCCCAGCTCCTCACCATGGCTAGCAACAACAATTGCAGAGCCTCTTTGCTGTAGCATTGTCAAAAGCTTTATTACTGCAATAGAGTTCCAAGGGTCTAGACCAACAGTTGGCTCATCTATGAGAAGAGCCTTTGGCTGCCTGATGAATGCAGATGCTATTGCAAGTCTCCTTCTCTCCCCGCTGCTAAGAAATGCTATTGGCGTGTTTAAAGCATCTTCTAACCCAGCAATCCTTGCAATTTCCTTGTTCCACCCAATCTCATCGCCTGCTGTCGGATTGGATATGTAGTGCAGAGGATTTTCAGAAACTAGTTGAACACCTCTAACAAATCTTTTTACACTACCCCTACTCGGTTTTAAAATGCCTGCCAAGATTTTCAACAATGTTGATTTTCCTCTTCCAGAGCCTCCCCTAACCCAGATCAAGTCCCCTGAGAAAACATCGAATGAAATGCCCTTTAGTATATACTCTTTAGAGTCGGGATACTTAAACCATATGTTGTCGACCTCTATAACCTTTTCTGTGTCAGCATCAAATCTTTCAATATTTTTTATTGTGTATTCCAAAGCCTTGAAATCTTCATAGATTGGGGTCTCCATGGGATCGTCAAACATTGTTGCAATACCTTTCTCTATATATAGAATCTTGTTGGCGATTCCACGCCAAGAAAATATGTCATGATCGACAACAACTATTGTTTCGCCATACTCTGAAGCAAGTTTAACTGCCTCCACGACCTGGCGCCTAGATTCTCTATCTAGATAAGAGGTTATTTCGTCTATCAGAATTATCTTTGCTTTTGAAGCCAAAGCCTCTAAAAAAGCTATTCTCTGAGCCTCGCCAGCACTCAAATTTATTGATGAGTCAAAGAGCTTGTGGCTAACGCCAAGCCTCTTAGCCATTTCCTCAACAGCTTTAGCATCTATGTCTATGCTCTTAAAGAGTATATCCATAGCTGGATAAGGAAATGATATTGAGTACCAAGGCTCTTGAGGTACATAGTAAAAATATTTTGAAGCCTCATAAGTATTGGAGATCTTATTTCCGTAGACAGATACAGATCCGGATAAAGACAGTCCATACAGCTCTCTTGCAATGCCTATTAAGCTCCTCAAAAGAGTTGTTTTCCCAGATCCAGATCTACCGGTAACTAACAGTATTTCTCCACTGCTAAGAGAGAAATTTACATTTCTTAAAATTTCTTTTGTAGAGGAGTATACAGAGAGGTTTCTAACCTCTAGAGCCTTTAGCTCTCTCAATAAATTGCACCAATGGGTAGGACAATATTATGCCAGCTACAAACTGCCCTATGTTAACAGGTATCTCAAATATCGCGGCTTGGGCCTCTCTGTGAAGTATGATCGGATTTGAGACAAAGTACTCGTATAGAAAATACCCTGTGACCATTATTAATCCGCCAACAGCCATTGATATGACGTATGGTTTTCCCCATATGGCTATGGATAGTACTGCAACTATTATAAATACCACGGCTATAACTATCCATGCAATAGATGGTAAAACTATCCTAAGGTTTGGTATTGGTATAGAGAGTCCAAAGAGTGTTGTTGGAGTCCACGAGAACTCTACTCCAACACCACCACCAAAAGACAATTCTGTAACAATAACAATAATTGCTAGGGTAGCTGCAAGAACAATTGCAAGAACTCTAATGATGTTGAGAACAGCTTTTCCATGGGGCTTTGAGCGAAGCCAATTCAAAAGCTTTGAAACGATGAACCCCTCCGAGAACTTTATGACAAATGTTGCTGGTGCGAAGTACCAGTAGCCAAGAGCCAGATCTGCTAATGCAGGCCCTAGGCCAGAGGATATGGCTGTTACAAGTGGTGGTGCTATAAACGCAATTGTATATATGGCTGCTTCACCTAAGTTGAAGTAGCCGCCTGTTGCGGGAGTCTCTACAGTTAGCAGGACTGTGGCTACAAAGGTTATTATTGTATAGACAACTACTCTAATAACATCCTTTATTCCAACGCCTGCCAAATTTTGCGCACCTTCACCAGTTTTTAGCCATGTTGCTATACAGAATATAATAAGCTTTAATCGAAATATATAATCGAAGTATCTAGTAAGAGAATTTATGTGAGAGAGTGATTATAAGGTAATATACACGATTAGAAGTCGGCTGTGAAGCACTATGAAATCTATTCACAGACTAAAAGATTTTGTCGCATATTCATCGACCATCGCCTCCCCAATAATCACCATAGCAAAACTTGGTGCAGTAAAAGCCCCTGTATCTAGTGCTCTTATCGATTTTCTGAATTCAGAGCCTATGGAAAAAGCGCTAGCATATCTCATATTCAACTCCATAACAAGCACATTTTTTGTGTTGTTTATTGTGACAACAGCTCTAGTGAGAAGAGTGGGTAGAAACGCTGTTAAGGTTTAACTTGATAAAAGTTTAATAATCTTCT encodes the following:
- a CDS encoding radical SAM protein; translated protein: MGVCRVCGKSSKTVSSVLGVCVDCLRSRAGEALPIAMSVHKSYRIGLGLPLEAPKSYEGAKCGFCVNECIVPLNGAGFCGVWTNKSGFLQPVEGFGKGVLHYYLDPLPTNCVATPVCPAYTGAGYPKYAVRNGVEHGFYNLAVFFAGCNLDCVFCQNWEHKNIVVDGAQRARFRVSEEELFEAAMASRVTCICYFGGDPGPHAVYALKVSRKIVEEARRRGAVKRVCWETNGLENPPIMREMARLSLESGGIVKIDWKAWTPSVYQALTGVDGKKAVDRIKENVKIVSEMAKKRREIPLLVISVLLVPGYIDEVEIRGIAEYIASIDPETPVIFLAFHPDHLLKDLPPTSISHAKKAIEIAHEAGLKRVYIGNEWLLGNYY
- a CDS encoding DUF1854 domain-containing protein, with protein sequence MSYAETDLDMDLRFSRLVVKVEEASVSVWRGDNLLHRVDDVARLDVVCGISICRLVAVTRGGDRVDVVYFTRRKEEEFKRFADSFNKGAKFVVERERVEKPSVGTLKWLWSILSKYKKALVIGVATSILLTVVGLLPPYLMKILIDSVLLASNPSIALFIAIILTLIATHITIAITTTYRGLTLSKLGYKVTVDLSETLYRHVMSLDLPQIEAIGVGRLTSRIVNDVNSLNWLLVWAVPAVISNSFNIVAVGSIMFYMDARLALFILLPTPIIALLVLHYRKRSRFLWHANWRRNSELYSKIYETIPNYLIVKSFVKEENEAQEFRFLLDRVYESNVSIAKLNNLTWPLLGFVLNIATVGIWWFGGLQVLSKRIELGTITAFISYASQFYGIVNNLSNLIPAMQQSLVSAERIRELLSLSPTLRSGKGLCIDRIESITFKDVTFGYDPRTPVLKDINLAIRKDEKIAIVGRSGSGKTTIVKLLLRYFDPEEGRITVNDYDIRDIDPKCLRSKVAYVPQEVVLFDTTVGYNVAYGAKEYNPIEIVRACKIAMIHDEIVKMPFAYDTQLGERGSQISGGQRQRLAIARAILLNPSLYLFDEATSNLDVINEREIFMAIMNVTKDKTSIFITHNVFEVILADKVIVLENGSIVEEGDPITLLLNKNSKLYNMFKDQLIGGDVKEILTLVDMTKKEMEKKSLEMNIVKAEEVKILPSNKSKAKVDVIYKGNLYRDLTPKLLFPITARHVVGLYTDDQKEILIIDDYRKLDKESLEVLEKAIEFNNKIFKVRRIRRVDFKGDYLLWELETNSGLTTIETYGRRSIMIFRDKIIMRDRHDNLFEALLSDLDEKSLKIVRDML
- a CDS encoding ATP-binding cassette domain-containing protein, whose amino-acid sequence is MRELKALEVRNLSVYSSTKEILRNVNFSLSSGEILLVTGRSGSGKTTLLRSLIGIARELYGLSLSGSVSVYGNKISNTYEASKYFYYVPQEPWYSISFPYPAMDILFKSIDIDAKAVEEMAKRLGVSHKLFDSSINLSAGEAQRIAFLEALASKAKIILIDEITSYLDRESRRQVVEAVKLASEYGETIVVVDHDIFSWRGIANKILYIEKGIATMFDDPMETPIYEDFKALEYTIKNIERFDADTEKVIEVDNIWFKYPDSKEYILKGISFDVFSGDLIWVRGGSGRGKSTLLKILAGILKPSRGSVKRFVRGVQLVSENPLHYISNPTAGDEIGWNKEIARIAGLEDALNTPIAFLSSGERRRLAIASAFIRQPKALLIDEPTVGLDPWNSIAVIKLLTMLQQRGSAIVVASHGEELGYIATKTLVV
- a CDS encoding ECF transporter S component, which translates into the protein MAGVGIKDVIRVVVYTIITFVATVLLTVETPATGGYFNLGEAAIYTIAFIAPPLVTAISSGLGPALADLALGYWYFAPATFVIKFSEGFIVSKLLNWLRSKPHGKAVLNIIRVLAIVLAATLAIIVIVTELSFGGGVGVEFSWTPTTLFGLSIPIPNLRIVLPSIAWIVIAVVFIIVAVLSIAIWGKPYVISMAVGGLIMVTGYFLYEYFVSNPIILHREAQAAIFEIPVNIGQFVAGIILSYPLVQFIERAKGSRG